One window of the Clostridium sp. MB40-C1 genome contains the following:
- the flgB gene encoding flagellar basal body rod protein FlgB gives MKIGSNSVEENTYSLIKKSLDASLKRNEVIDNNISNVNTKGFKRHYVTFEETLKDTQSDMDMTTTNEKHISDGKEYGQIEEQRDESDSMRMDGNNVDIENEMANLAANSLKYNALISQMNSRISMKRNIINGGK, from the coding sequence TTGAAGATAGGAAGTAATTCTGTAGAAGAAAACACGTATAGTCTTATAAAAAAATCATTAGATGCTTCATTAAAAAGAAATGAGGTTATAGATAACAATATATCAAATGTTAATACTAAAGGATTCAAAAGGCATTATGTAACCTTTGAAGAAACTCTAAAAGATACCCAAAGTGATATGGATATGACAACGACTAACGAAAAGCATATAAGTGATGGAAAAGAATATGGACAAATAGAAGAACAAAGAGATGAATCAGATAGTATGAGAATGGATGGTAATAATGTAGATATCGAGAATGAAATGGCTAATCTAGCTGCTAATTCGTTGAAATATAATGCTTTAATAAGTCAAATGAATTCTAGAATATCGATGAAAAGAAATATTATAAACGGAGGAAAATAA
- the flgC gene encoding flagellar basal body rod protein FlgC, producing MSAFDSFRISASGLSAERLRLDTIAANIANVSTTRGENGQAYRRKVAVFQENLEQELNKEENKYGAKLKGVKAVGIEEDKSPLRRVYDPAHPDADNEGYVSMPNVNVLNEMADMIAATRAYEANITAINSGKNMFMKALEIGR from the coding sequence ATGAGTGCTTTTGATTCTTTTAGAATAAGTGCTAGTGGTCTTTCAGCTGAAAGATTAAGATTAGACACTATTGCAGCTAATATTGCCAATGTTTCAACAACAAGAGGGGAAAATGGTCAAGCTTATAGAAGAAAAGTGGCTGTGTTTCAAGAAAATTTAGAACAAGAATTAAATAAAGAAGAAAATAAGTATGGGGCTAAATTGAAAGGGGTAAAGGCTGTAGGTATTGAAGAAGATAAGTCTCCTTTAAGAAGAGTATATGATCCAGCCCATCCAGATGCAGATAATGAAGGGTATGTTTCTATGCCAAATGTTAATGTGTTAAATGAGATGGCTGATATGATAGCTGCCACTCGTGCTTATGAAGCTAATATTACAGCCATAAATTCTGGGAAAAATATGTTTATGAAAGCCTTAGAAATAGGTAGATAG
- the fliE gene encoding flagellar hook-basal body complex protein FliE: protein MKINDFIPNTPFYTQINSKNTQNDIEQEGHISSFGETLKTELNKVNDKQLEAEDLTDKFIKGEEDNIHGVMLKTEEAKLSLQLAVQVRNKVLEAYQEINRMQV from the coding sequence TTGAAAATTAATGATTTTATACCAAATACACCATTTTATACCCAAATAAATTCAAAAAATACCCAAAATGATATAGAACAAGAGGGGCATATTTCTAGTTTTGGTGAAACTTTAAAAACAGAATTAAATAAGGTTAATGACAAACAGTTGGAGGCTGAAGACCTAACAGATAAGTTTATAAAAGGGGAAGAGGATAATATACATGGAGTAATGTTAAAAACTGAAGAAGCAAAGCTTTCTCTCCAACTTGCAGTTCAAGTAAGAAATAAAGTTTTGGAGGCTTACCAAGAGATAAATAGAATGCAAGTATAG
- the fliF gene encoding flagellar basal-body MS-ring/collar protein FliF produces MNKLKENVGKLLEKIKSLSKGKKIAFGTLALGILIVLIYLIIHFNKTNYAVLFRDMDPNDAQTALAKLNEKKIQYKIENNTIKVPEEKAAELRMEIAPVLTNGAKGYEILDEGSKWGMTDKEMDTKYQIALQGELQKTIETFPEVEKADVKLVMNKESDFFKKEDPAQASVTLHFKNGQKVNKEQIKAIVSLIGGSVKNLPKENVKVIGVVNGTTSVLSEDLFDDEKNTLGTATDKQRDYEKNLEKEYEKKILALLSQKYGAGVQATVDVQAEFDASEKTSTTWDKTPVVRSEKNVKDTNTNTATKPSGSPVDNNMSNTYGSNGGNSNSSHEESTKNYEIGKVEEKVVAAPGKIKKVSASIIVNESSLSDDAKTKIQNTVSAAIGYDQNRGDIISVEGMKFAGVDDPEKEAEKKAQEEAAQKKMLMYKYIGAGVAALIALIAVLIFVRKSRKKRNEEDETQGIDFLVGENVTPKEPLKPIEFDDENEKTHLEKEIKKYASNKPEQVAEIIKAWMAEDER; encoded by the coding sequence ATGAACAAGCTGAAGGAGAATGTGGGGAAGCTGTTAGAGAAGATAAAGAGTTTAAGCAAGGGCAAAAAAATAGCTTTTGGAACTCTAGCTTTAGGAATTCTTATAGTACTTATTTATTTAATTATTCATTTTAATAAAACCAATTATGCAGTACTTTTTAGAGATATGGATCCTAATGATGCACAAACAGCTTTAGCTAAATTAAATGAAAAAAAAATACAGTATAAAATAGAGAATAACACTATAAAAGTTCCAGAGGAAAAAGCAGCAGAACTAAGAATGGAAATTGCTCCTGTATTAACAAATGGGGCTAAAGGATATGAGATATTGGATGAGGGAAGCAAATGGGGAATGACAGATAAGGAAATGGACACAAAATATCAAATTGCTCTTCAAGGAGAGCTGCAAAAGACTATAGAAACCTTTCCAGAAGTTGAAAAAGCGGATGTTAAACTTGTTATGAATAAGGAAAGCGATTTCTTTAAAAAAGAAGACCCTGCTCAAGCCTCAGTTACATTACATTTTAAAAATGGCCAAAAAGTAAATAAAGAACAAATAAAAGCTATAGTTTCTCTTATTGGTGGCAGTGTTAAAAACTTACCTAAAGAAAACGTAAAAGTAATAGGTGTAGTAAATGGCACTACTTCTGTTTTGAGTGAGGACTTGTTTGATGATGAAAAGAATACTTTAGGAACTGCTACAGATAAGCAAAGAGATTATGAAAAAAATCTTGAAAAAGAATACGAGAAGAAAATTTTAGCATTGTTGTCTCAGAAATATGGGGCTGGTGTACAGGCTACAGTCGATGTACAAGCAGAATTTGATGCTTCTGAGAAGACTTCTACTACGTGGGATAAAACACCTGTAGTTAGAAGTGAAAAGAATGTAAAAGATACAAATACAAATACTGCCACAAAACCTAGTGGAAGTCCTGTAGACAACAATATGTCTAATACATATGGTAGTAATGGAGGGAATTCTAATTCATCTCATGAGGAAAGTACGAAAAATTATGAAATTGGTAAGGTAGAAGAAAAAGTAGTTGCAGCACCAGGAAAGATTAAAAAAGTTTCTGCATCTATAATTGTTAATGAATCTAGTTTAAGTGATGATGCAAAAACAAAGATACAAAATACAGTATCTGCTGCAATTGGTTATGATCAAAATAGAGGGGATATCATAAGTGTTGAAGGAATGAAATTTGCTGGAGTAGATGACCCTGAAAAAGAAGCAGAGAAAAAAGCACAAGAAGAGGCGGCTCAAAAGAAAATGCTTATGTATAAATATATTGGTGCTGGAGTAGCAGCATTAATAGCATTGATAGCTGTATTAATTTTTGTAAGAAAGTCAAGAAAGAAGAGAAATGAAGAAGATGAAACACAAGGAATAGATTTCCTTGTAGGTGAAAATGTAACTCCAAAAGAACCTTTAAAACCAATTGAATTTGATGATGAAAATGAAAAGACTCATTTAGAAAAAGAAATTAAGAAATATGCATCAAACAAGCCAGAACAGGTTGCTGAAATTATTAAAGCCTGGATGGCAGAAGATGAGAGGTGA
- the fliG gene encoding flagellar motor switch protein FliG → MAKENKLTGIQKAAILFITLGPEAASGIIKKLSDNEIQKITYEIANTTSVKQEQRSEILEEFIEMNKAKDYILEGGFEYARNVLGKALGTQRAKEILDKVSEATQQYRPFAIARKADAHQLLNVISNEHPQTIALILCYLQGDKAGQIMAELPEDIQTEVAFRIATMDNTSPMVIKEIEKVLNSKLSSVVRTDMTIIGGVETLVDILNQVDRTTEKNITEGLEREDPELAEKIKQSMFVFEDIISLDDVSIQRVLREVETKDLSLALKGCSEEVANSIFRNQSKRAAASLKEDIEFLGPVRIMDVEKAQQKVVSVIRRLEDAGEIIISRGGEDAIIV, encoded by the coding sequence ATGGCTAAGGAAAATAAACTTACAGGAATTCAAAAGGCTGCCATTCTATTCATAACTCTTGGACCAGAAGCAGCATCTGGGATTATTAAAAAACTATCTGATAATGAAATACAAAAAATAACTTATGAAATAGCTAATACAACATCAGTAAAACAGGAACAAAGATCGGAAATTCTTGAAGAATTTATAGAGATGAATAAAGCTAAAGATTATATTTTAGAAGGCGGTTTTGAGTATGCTAGAAATGTTTTAGGAAAGGCACTTGGAACTCAAAGAGCTAAAGAAATCTTAGACAAGGTATCCGAGGCTACTCAACAATACAGACCTTTTGCAATAGCAAGAAAAGCTGATGCTCACCAACTTCTAAATGTTATATCTAATGAGCATCCTCAAACAATAGCACTTATACTGTGCTATCTTCAAGGCGATAAAGCTGGTCAAATAATGGCAGAATTACCTGAAGACATTCAAACAGAGGTGGCTTTTAGAATAGCAACTATGGATAATACATCACCTATGGTTATTAAGGAGATTGAAAAAGTACTAAATAGTAAATTATCTTCAGTAGTTAGAACAGATATGACAATTATAGGTGGAGTTGAAACTTTAGTTGATATATTGAATCAGGTGGATAGAACTACTGAGAAGAATATTACAGAAGGATTGGAAAGAGAAGATCCAGAACTTGCAGAAAAAATCAAACAATCTATGTTTGTATTTGAAGATATTATTTCATTGGATGATGTATCTATACAAAGAGTACTCAGAGAAGTGGAAACAAAAGATCTTTCTCTTGCATTAAAAGGATGTTCAGAAGAAGTTGCGAATTCTATATTTAGAAATCAATCAAAGAGAGCTGCTGCATCATTAAAAGAAGATATAGAATTCTTAGGACCTGTAAGAATTATGGATGTTGAAAAAGCTCAACAAAAAGTTGTTAGCGTAATAAGAAGATTAGAAGATGCAGGAGAAATAATTATTTCTAGGGGTGGAGAAGATGCTATCATCGTCTAG
- a CDS encoding fliH protein — translation MLSSSRVIKSDSTIESGKVEINTEYVCKKNKELAEKNAKDFIDNYEVLARTMLENARRKGEELISRAYHEAQQIEEDAYKKGYDTGLEKGYKEAYAKGVGEANEYYENVSKQAQIELEETNAKIDKMFFQANQDYLNYLDEKKEDIKDLIITIAENILQKEIKEKDSISNMILDAMEVNLKSKTVIVKARNEYLDDIKSKIEIWKSGNVFNGDIFVVADDTLDEGSAIIQRENGKIVVDAMKALDKVKDIMNSSDQD, via the coding sequence ATGCTATCATCGTCTAGGGTTATAAAAAGTGATTCTACTATTGAAAGTGGTAAGGTAGAGATAAATACTGAATATGTATGCAAAAAAAATAAAGAGCTAGCAGAAAAAAATGCTAAAGATTTTATTGATAACTATGAAGTATTGGCAAGAACTATGCTTGAAAATGCACGAAGAAAAGGTGAAGAACTGATTTCTAGAGCTTATCATGAAGCTCAACAAATAGAAGAAGATGCATACAAAAAAGGTTATGATACAGGATTAGAAAAAGGTTATAAAGAAGCTTATGCAAAAGGTGTGGGTGAAGCTAATGAGTATTATGAAAATGTCTCAAAACAAGCCCAAATAGAATTAGAAGAAACTAATGCAAAAATAGATAAGATGTTTTTTCAAGCTAATCAAGACTATTTAAACTACTTGGATGAAAAAAAAGAAGATATAAAAGATTTAATTATTACCATAGCAGAAAATATTCTTCAAAAAGAAATTAAAGAAAAAGATTCAATAAGTAATATGATTTTAGATGCCATGGAAGTAAACTTAAAATCCAAGACGGTTATTGTTAAAGCAAGAAATGAATATTTAGATGATATTAAATCAAAAATTGAAATATGGAAAAGCGGCAATGTTTTTAATGGGGATATTTTTGTAGTAGCAGATGATACTTTAGATGAAGGTTCTGCAATTATTCAAAGAGAAAACGGAAAAATAGTAGTTGATGCCATGAAAGCTTTAGACAAAGTTAAAGATATAATGAATTCTAGTGACCAGGATTAA